A stretch of DNA from Micromonospora sp. WMMD1155:
CACGTCCATGGTCTGCCGGGCGATCTCCCGCTCCTCGTCGGTGTGGATGACGCAGACGCTCACCTCAGCGTCGTCGGGTGAGATCACCCGGTCGCCCGTACCGTCGTTGCGGTGACCGTCGACGGCGATACCGAGCCGTTCCAGGCCGGCCAGCGCGGCGGCCCGCACCGGTGCGGCGTGCTCGCCGACCCCGGCGGTGAAGGCGATCGCGTCGACGTGGCCGAGCAGCGCGTAGTAGGCCCCGACGTAGCCGGTGATGCGCCGGCAGTACACGTCGAAGGCCGACTCCGCCGCCGGGTCACCGGCCGCTCGGCGGTGCAGCACCTCGCGCATGTCGTTGGCGCCGGTCAGCCCGAGCAGGCCACTGCGGTGGTTGAGCAGATCGTCGATCTCGTCGACCGACAGCCCACCCTCCCGGCGCAGGTGGAAGATCACGGTCGGGTCCAGGTCGCCGCTGCGGGTGCCCATCACCAGCCCTTGGAGGGGTGACATACCCATCGAGGTGGCGACGCTGCGGCCGTTTCGCACCGCGCAGGCGCTGGCCCCGTTGCCGAGGTGCAGGGTGATGGTGTTCAGCTCGTCGTACGGGCGACCGAGCAGCTCGGCGGTGCGGCGGGACACGTACGCGTGCGAGGTTCCGTGGAAGCCGTACCGGCGGATGCCGTACCGCTCGGCGACGTCCCGGTCGATCGCGTACGTCGCGACGGCCTCCGGCAGGGTGTGGTGGAACG
This window harbors:
- a CDS encoding acetate kinase, with the protein product MSRVLVLNCGSSSVKWRRYDGDRALDHGTVERIGEPGGGPADHATAVRQILDGLDLTGLAAVGHRVVHGGRRFSAPVLVDDAVLAAIRELVPLAPLHNPANLAGIEVTRAALPDVPQVAVFDTAFHHTLPEAVATYAIDRDVAERYGIRRYGFHGTSHAYVSRRTAELLGRPYDELNTITLHLGNGASACAVRNGRSVATSMGMSPLQGLVMGTRSGDLDPTVIFHLRREGGLSVDEIDDLLNHRSGLLGLTGANDMREVLHRRAAGDPAAESAFDVYCRRITGYVGAYYALLGHVDAIAFTAGVGEHAAPVRAAALAGLERLGIAVDGHRNDGTGDRVISPDDAEVSVCVIHTDEEREIARQTMDVVEGG